One genomic segment of Novisyntrophococcus fermenticellae includes these proteins:
- a CDS encoding DUF2975 domain-containing protein: MKQKEMSVYLKLVTIVITILFLAFAGWFLPFVLKDLILNDIGETEYRLACIFIWITAIPCLLCLWKFWGICVRIGMDQSFCRENANALKGMSHFILVDCVLYIILLAAACVKGWYRYSIGFLFGIVVILFICVFIAVASAALSHLVYKASQLQDDQDLTI; the protein is encoded by the coding sequence ATGAAACAAAAAGAGATGTCCGTGTACCTGAAGCTTGTGACAATTGTAATTACAATATTGTTTTTGGCTTTTGCAGGTTGGTTTTTACCGTTTGTTTTGAAAGATCTGATATTAAATGATATAGGAGAAACTGAGTATCGGCTTGCCTGTATATTTATCTGGATTACCGCAATACCATGTCTGTTATGCCTGTGGAAGTTCTGGGGAATCTGCGTCAGAATCGGGATGGATCAGTCGTTTTGCAGAGAAAACGCCAATGCTTTAAAAGGCATGAGTCATTTTATACTGGTGGATTGTGTGCTTTATATTATATTATTGGCTGCCGCATGCGTTAAGGGATGGTATCGGTACAGTATTGGCTTTCTATTTGGCATTGTGGTCATATTATTTATCTGTGTATTTATAGCAGTTGCCAGTGCTGCGCTTTCTCATCTGGTATATAAGGCCAGTCAGCTGCAGGATGATCAGGATCTGACGATATAG
- a CDS encoding DUF4153 domain-containing protein produces the protein MGEQNMTDSQEELLESEAKESPITADGRDRVFAFIYLVLGYVFINGIFNEHFRRNIAIFTIGYTVLVVTYMLLKGRKPAKEGYFWTLILLGIGIPYAWWSIMPAFQILALEFVSLYWTSAIGGKLMENRKTSQWVFCDSVNAVLIIPFHNIICHAKVLLGGREEKEGAGKHPAGKIWAVGLGIIITVPLLTIILPLLGSADSGFEQFMRYSGFFIRENFSEYILKFLFSLPVSAYLFGLIYGVTHDRNTDRIKKENIRESGRNIKIIPDIAIHTAVLLVCLVYLLFIGFQTRYLFSAFVGIRPEEFTYAEYARRGFFELCDISVVNLVILFGANLFAKTGSGKNVWLKRENVLLSTLTLLLIVTAMSKMLLYISVYGLTDKRIITLIFMIWMFLVFICSIIFQYRNISVFRICIMSGAALFCLLCVVPVAHCIAAFNTYFEF, from the coding sequence ATGGGAGAGCAGAATATGACAGATAGTCAGGAAGAATTATTAGAAAGTGAAGCAAAGGAAAGTCCAATTACAGCGGATGGCAGAGACCGCGTATTTGCATTTATATATCTGGTCTTAGGATATGTATTTATCAATGGGATTTTTAACGAGCATTTCAGAAGAAATATTGCCATATTTACCATAGGCTATACAGTTCTGGTTGTAACTTATATGCTGTTAAAGGGCAGGAAGCCAGCGAAAGAAGGATACTTTTGGACGTTGATACTTTTAGGGATAGGGATTCCCTATGCCTGGTGGAGTATTATGCCTGCCTTTCAGATTTTAGCTTTGGAATTTGTTTCACTGTACTGGACATCTGCAATAGGCGGAAAGCTGATGGAAAACCGGAAAACTTCACAATGGGTCTTCTGTGACAGCGTAAATGCTGTGCTAATAATCCCTTTTCATAATATCATCTGCCATGCGAAGGTGTTACTTGGCGGGAGAGAGGAGAAAGAAGGCGCCGGAAAACATCCGGCGGGCAAAATATGGGCAGTAGGATTGGGAATTATCATCACAGTTCCCCTTTTAACGATAATATTGCCTCTGTTGGGCAGTGCAGATTCCGGATTTGAACAATTCATGAGATACAGTGGATTTTTTATAAGGGAGAATTTTTCCGAGTACATTTTGAAATTTCTGTTTTCACTCCCGGTCAGCGCCTATTTATTCGGACTTATTTATGGAGTGACTCATGACAGAAACACAGACCGGATTAAGAAAGAGAACATCAGGGAGTCGGGACGGAATATCAAAATCATACCTGATATCGCAATTCATACGGCAGTATTGCTTGTATGCCTGGTTTATCTGCTCTTTATCGGTTTTCAGACCAGATACCTGTTTTCGGCTTTTGTGGGAATAAGACCGGAGGAGTTTACTTATGCAGAGTATGCCCGCCGTGGTTTCTTTGAGCTGTGTGACATTTCAGTAGTAAACCTGGTAATACTTTTTGGAGCAAATTTATTTGCAAAAACAGGATCCGGAAAAAATGTATGGCTAAAAAGAGAAAATGTCCTGCTCTCCACACTGACACTCCTTCTGATTGTGACGGCTATGAGTAAGATGCTGCTTTATATCAGTGTATATGGGCTTACAGATAAACGGATTATAACTTTGATTTTCATGATCTGGATGTTCTTGGTTTTTATATGTTCGATTATCTTTCAGTATAGAAATATATCTGTTTTCAGAATCTGTATTATGAGTGGGGCGGCTCTATTCTGTCTGCTGTGTGTGGTACCGGTAGCGCATTGTATTGCGGCATTCAATACGTATTTTGAATTTTGA
- a CDS encoding ABC transporter substrate-binding protein, translating into MRKKISILLCFALLTGTLAAGCSGETDKSKSTDGSGESSVSETSVSENSDKKALTKVTLNEVAHSIFYAPQYVAIEEGYFEEEGLDLELVTGFGADKVLTALISGEAQIGFMGGESSIYAYLEGANDVVVNFAQLTQRAGNFLVSREKETDFQWDILKGKDVLGGRKGGMPQMVFEYVLKQNGIDPGEMNINQSIDFGSTAAAFSGGQGDYTIEFEPAATALEKQGDGYVVASLGKDSGYVPYTSYSAKSSYMEENPQVIQAFTNALQKGMDYVQNHTPEEIAEVIAPQFKETDVDTIVTIVTRYYEQDTWKGDLVYEKESFELLQDILESADQLSKRAPYEELVTTEYAKKVLE; encoded by the coding sequence ATGAGAAAAAAAATCTCTATTCTACTTTGTTTTGCGCTTCTGACAGGTACTTTAGCTGCCGGATGCTCAGGTGAAACAGATAAATCAAAATCTACTGACGGATCCGGCGAGAGCTCCGTATCCGAAACTTCTGTTTCGGAAAATTCTGACAAGAAGGCACTCACAAAAGTAACGTTGAACGAGGTTGCCCATTCTATTTTCTATGCACCCCAATATGTGGCAATTGAAGAGGGATACTTTGAAGAGGAGGGCTTAGATCTGGAGCTGGTAACTGGGTTTGGCGCGGATAAAGTTTTGACAGCGTTGATTTCCGGAGAGGCTCAGATTGGCTTCATGGGAGGCGAATCATCCATCTATGCTTATCTGGAAGGAGCGAATGATGTTGTGGTGAATTTCGCCCAGCTTACACAAAGAGCAGGTAACTTTCTGGTTTCAAGGGAGAAGGAGACTGATTTCCAGTGGGATATTCTTAAAGGAAAAGATGTATTGGGAGGACGGAAGGGCGGAATGCCTCAGATGGTATTCGAATATGTACTGAAACAAAACGGAATCGATCCCGGGGAAATGAATATCAATCAAAGTATCGACTTTGGTTCCACCGCCGCCGCATTTTCCGGAGGCCAGGGGGATTACACGATAGAATTCGAACCGGCAGCCACAGCCCTGGAAAAACAGGGGGATGGCTATGTGGTTGCATCTCTTGGCAAGGATTCGGGATATGTACCTTATACGTCTTATAGTGCCAAGAGCAGCTATATGGAGGAAAATCCGCAGGTTATTCAGGCATTCACGAATGCACTGCAAAAAGGAATGGATTATGTCCAAAATCATACCCCTGAAGAAATTGCAGAGGTGATAGCTCCCCAATTTAAAGAAACAGATGTGGATACAATCGTTACAATCGTGACCCGTTATTATGAACAGGACACTTGGAAAGGTGATCTGGTCTATGAAAAAGAAAGCTTTGAACTGCTGCAGGATATTCTGGAAAGTGCAGACCAGCTTTCAAAGCGTGCCCCTTATGAAGAACTGGTGACTACCGAATATGCAAAAAAAGTACTTGAATGA
- a CDS encoding CYTH domain-containing protein gives MEIERKFLVSGLPDGLDQFYHYEIEQGYLCTEPVVRIRRQGDAYFLTYKSKGFLVREEYNLPLTREAYEHMRPKADGLIISKTRYVLPIESELKIELDIFHAPYETLRLAEVEFPDEDTARQFIPPAWFGEDVTFSEAYQNSTLSKGFFQNPHN, from the coding sequence ATGGAAATCGAACGCAAATTCCTGGTATCCGGACTTCCGGATGGCCTGGACCAGTTTTATCATTATGAAATCGAGCAGGGATACCTGTGCACAGAGCCCGTGGTTCGTATCCGCCGTCAGGGTGATGCATACTTTCTCACTTACAAATCCAAGGGGTTTCTGGTCAGAGAAGAATACAATCTCCCCCTTACCAGAGAAGCTTATGAGCATATGCGCCCTAAAGCCGATGGTCTCATAATTTCAAAAACCCGCTATGTCCTGCCCATAGAATCAGAGCTGAAAATCGAATTGGATATCTTCCATGCGCCTTATGAAACACTTCGCCTTGCCGAAGTTGAATTTCCCGATGAGGATACAGCCAGACAGTTTATTCCTCCGGCCTGGTTCGGAGAGGATGTTACTTTTTCTGAAGCCTATCAGAACAGTACTCTGAGCAAAGGATTTTTCCAAAATCCACATAACTGA
- a CDS encoding helix-turn-helix domain-containing protein, which translates to MAIIINVDVMLAKRKMRVTELSERVGITMANISILKNGRAKAIKLSTLNSICKALQCQPGDILEYVEDIEEAR; encoded by the coding sequence ATGGCAATTATCATAAATGTGGATGTGATGCTGGCTAAGAGAAAGATGCGTGTGACCGAATTATCTGAGAGAGTAGGCATTACCATGGCAAATATCTCGATACTTAAAAATGGAAGAGCAAAAGCAATCAAGCTAAGTACTCTGAACAGTATATGTAAAGCCCTTCAGTGCCAGCCGGGGGATATTCTGGAGTATGTGGAAGACATAGAAGAGGCGCGGTAG
- the tig gene encoding trigger factor, producing the protein MSVQVENLEKNMAKLTIEVSEEDFEKAIQGAYLKQRNKISVPGFRKGKVPRAMIEKMYGAGIFYEDAANSLIPQHYSSAAAESELEIVSQPEIDVVQIEKGKPFIFTAEVAVKPEVTLGEYKGVEVPKTDIEVTDEDIAAELKKEQDKNARTITVEDRAAKEGDTVTLDFEGAVDGVPFEGGAGKDYPLTLGSNSFIPGFEEQLVGKNVEEEAEVNVTFPDDYNAEELKGKAAVFKCVIHKIEAKELPELDDDFAQDVSEFDTLEEYKADVKANLISKKEAEAKRAKEDAAVEKVIENATMEIPDAMIKSQVNQMVDDFARRIQSQGLTMEQYMQFTGSTSESMQEQMKPQALKRIQTRLVLEKVAEVENIEAGEDKLQEEIKNLAEMYKMEADKFQDMLGDYEKEQMKKDLAVQEAVTFLAENAVEK; encoded by the coding sequence ATGAGCGTACAGGTCGAAAATTTAGAGAAGAATATGGCAAAGCTTACCATCGAAGTCTCAGAAGAAGATTTTGAAAAGGCCATCCAGGGAGCATATCTGAAGCAGAGGAACAAAATCAGCGTTCCGGGATTCCGTAAAGGGAAGGTTCCGAGAGCTATGATTGAGAAGATGTATGGCGCAGGTATTTTTTATGAAGATGCCGCGAATTCACTGATTCCTCAGCACTACTCAAGTGCGGCTGCAGAATCTGAGCTGGAAATTGTATCTCAGCCTGAAATCGATGTTGTTCAGATAGAAAAAGGAAAGCCGTTTATTTTTACGGCAGAAGTGGCTGTAAAGCCTGAAGTGACTCTCGGAGAGTACAAGGGAGTGGAAGTCCCGAAGACAGATATAGAAGTAACAGATGAAGACATTGCAGCAGAACTGAAAAAAGAACAGGACAAGAATGCCCGGACGATTACGGTCGAAGACAGAGCAGCAAAGGAGGGGGATACGGTAACCCTTGATTTTGAAGGAGCTGTTGACGGTGTTCCGTTTGAAGGCGGAGCAGGCAAGGATTATCCGTTGACATTGGGCTCTAATTCCTTTATTCCGGGCTTTGAAGAGCAGCTTGTGGGTAAGAACGTGGAAGAAGAAGCAGAGGTTAACGTAACCTTTCCGGACGACTATAATGCAGAAGAGCTGAAGGGAAAAGCAGCAGTTTTCAAATGTGTGATTCATAAAATCGAAGCAAAAGAACTGCCTGAATTAGATGATGATTTTGCACAGGATGTGTCTGAATTTGATACCCTTGAGGAGTATAAAGCTGATGTAAAGGCAAACCTGATCAGTAAAAAAGAAGCGGAAGCAAAGCGTGCAAAAGAAGATGCGGCTGTGGAAAAGGTAATTGAAAATGCCACGATGGAGATCCCGGATGCTATGATTAAAAGTCAGGTAAATCAGATGGTGGATGACTTCGCAAGAAGAATCCAGTCCCAGGGACTTACCATGGAGCAATATATGCAGTTCACGGGCTCTACATCGGAAAGTATGCAGGAGCAGATGAAGCCTCAGGCATTAAAGCGTATTCAGACAAGACTTGTTCTTGAAAAAGTGGCAGAAGTTGAAAATATCGAAGCCGGAGAGGATAAACTCCAGGAGGAAATCAAAAATCTGGCAGAGATGTATAAGATGGAGGCAGATAAATTCCAGGATATGCTCGGAGACTACGAGAAAGAGCAGATGAAGAAAGACCTGGCTGTTCAGGAAGCAGTAACATTCCTGGCAGAGAATGCAGTTGAAAAGTAA
- a CDS encoding DJ-1 family glyoxalase III codes for MAKAYIFLADGCEEIEALTPVDLLRRAEIDVETVSIMGTNTIEGAHKIKFKADRLFLETDFSDGDMFMLPGGMPGTTNLATYSPLIQLLKEKNNEGKHLAAICAAPAVILGMNEFLKGKKAVCYPGMEEKLLDAEVSYEPVVTDGNITTSRGMGTAIAYSLELIRLLKGEEAAAELKTAIVYGHTFSYKQS; via the coding sequence ATGGCAAAAGCATATATATTTTTAGCAGACGGTTGTGAAGAGATAGAGGCATTGACTCCGGTGGATTTGCTGCGCAGGGCAGAAATTGATGTGGAGACAGTTTCTATCATGGGAACGAATACCATCGAAGGAGCACATAAGATAAAATTTAAGGCAGACCGCTTATTTCTTGAAACAGACTTTTCCGATGGAGATATGTTTATGCTTCCGGGAGGAATGCCGGGAACGACGAATCTTGCTACCTACAGTCCGCTGATTCAACTTCTGAAGGAAAAAAACAACGAAGGAAAGCATCTCGCTGCCATCTGCGCAGCGCCGGCGGTAATTCTGGGAATGAACGAATTTCTGAAAGGGAAAAAAGCAGTATGCTATCCGGGGATGGAAGAAAAACTCCTCGATGCTGAAGTCTCATATGAGCCCGTGGTGACGGATGGGAATATTACCACCAGCAGGGGCATGGGAACCGCTATCGCCTACAGCCTCGAGCTGATACGCCTATTGAAAGGGGAAGAAGCAGCGGCAGAATTAAAGACTGCAATTGTTTATGGACATACATTTTCATATAAACAGTCTTAA